The Acidimicrobiales bacterium genome includes a window with the following:
- a CDS encoding FAD-dependent oxidoreductase, with protein MSDSEQLSYDAIIVGAGVIGSALAFELAKKGWKTLNVDKLPASGYGSTSNSCAIVRAHYSTFDGVAMAYEGFSYWKDWSNYLESEDERGHAVYMQCGTVLFMLEGGHHEKVLPLFDQVGVPYEVLTNEELRERYPFYEHGTHGEPCRPEDDRFWAEPEGKLVGALYTPDSGYVSDPQLASHNLQRAAEAKGGEFRFNTEVVDVRRFDGRVAGITLSNGTEVDAPVVVNVAGPHSFVINKMAGVYDSMNIKTKALRHEVHHVPSPEGIDFEVDGLHSSDSDLAIYVRPESGNNILIGSEDPACDPQVWIDDPDDYDTVVSDEQWNAQVLRLARRMPELGVPSEKKGIVDLYDVSDDWIPIYDRTDLDGFYVAIGSSGNQFKNAPVAAYCMAELIEAVEGGHDHDADPLVVAGVYTGLEMDMGFYRRNREINPNSSFSVNG; from the coding sequence ATGAGCGACTCAGAACAGCTGTCCTACGACGCGATCATCGTCGGCGCCGGGGTGATCGGTTCCGCCTTGGCCTTCGAGTTGGCCAAGAAGGGTTGGAAGACCCTCAACGTCGACAAGTTGCCCGCCTCGGGCTACGGCTCGACCAGCAACTCCTGTGCCATCGTGCGTGCCCACTACTCCACCTTCGACGGGGTAGCCATGGCCTACGAGGGTTTCTCCTACTGGAAGGACTGGTCGAACTATCTCGAGAGCGAGGACGAGCGCGGCCACGCCGTTTACATGCAGTGCGGCACCGTGCTGTTCATGCTGGAAGGCGGCCACCACGAGAAGGTCCTACCTCTGTTCGACCAGGTCGGCGTGCCCTACGAGGTCCTCACCAACGAGGAGCTCCGGGAGCGGTACCCGTTCTACGAGCACGGCACTCACGGTGAGCCGTGCCGCCCCGAGGACGACCGCTTCTGGGCCGAGCCGGAGGGGAAGCTGGTAGGGGCGCTGTACACCCCGGATTCGGGCTACGTGTCCGACCCGCAGCTGGCCAGCCACAACCTGCAGCGGGCCGCGGAGGCCAAGGGTGGCGAGTTCCGCTTCAATACCGAGGTGGTCGACGTTCGCCGCTTCGACGGTCGGGTGGCTGGCATCACGCTGTCCAACGGCACCGAGGTCGACGCCCCGGTGGTGGTCAACGTGGCCGGCCCACACTCCTTCGTCATCAACAAGATGGCTGGCGTGTATGACTCGATGAACATCAAGACGAAGGCGCTGCGCCACGAGGTCCACCACGTGCCCTCACCCGAGGGCATCGACTTCGAGGTCGATGGCCTGCACTCGTCGGATTCAGATCTGGCCATCTACGTCCGACCCGAGTCGGGCAACAACATCCTGATCGGCTCTGAGGACCCTGCGTGTGACCCGCAGGTCTGGATCGACGATCCGGACGACTACGACACCGTGGTGTCTGACGAGCAGTGGAACGCTCAGGTGCTTCGCCTGGCCCGCCGTATGCCCGAGTTGGGTGTGCCGTCAGAGAAGAAGGGCATCGTCGACCTGTACGACGTGTCCGACGATTGGATTCCCATCTACGACCGGACCGATCTGGACGGCTTCTATGTGGCGATCGGCTCAAGCGGCAACCAGTTCAAGAACGCCCCGGTGGCCGCGTACTGCATGGCCGAGCTGATCGAGGCGGTCGAGGGTGGCCACGACCACGATGCCGATCCGCTGGTGGTCGCCGGTGTGTACACCGGACTCGAGATGGACATGGGCTTTTACCGACGAAACCGGGAAATCAACCCGAACTCGTCGTTCTCGGTGAACGGTTGA
- a CDS encoding NAD(P)-dependent oxidoreductase, translated as MSETATPETVGFIGLGNMGRPMCHRLLEAGYHIVAYDLVDEALTEVATAGATPASSAAEVAATCDVLLTSLPRPDHVEAVMEGAGALAALRPGSCWVDLTTNRRELVQRLADAAPAGVTVADSPLTGAVDGARNGRLTLFIGGDDTIVARATPILEHLGRVIACGPLGTGNVVKLVTNQLWFIAAAAIGEGFALGMDNGVELSVLWDAITDSVGDSFVARHDAPSIFAGHYDPSFTLGLCNKDLGLIGELSAALSTDLPMTEAAAATFARAADRYGPDVGELHVARRIEDETSLSFRLDGDWTPPWEQ; from the coding sequence GTGTCCGAGACCGCCACACCAGAAACGGTCGGCTTCATCGGTCTGGGCAACATGGGTCGACCTATGTGCCATCGACTGCTGGAGGCCGGATACCACATTGTCGCCTACGACCTGGTCGACGAGGCACTTACCGAGGTGGCCACCGCCGGAGCCACCCCCGCATCCAGCGCGGCCGAGGTGGCCGCCACCTGCGACGTGCTCCTCACCTCGCTGCCCCGCCCCGACCACGTCGAGGCCGTCATGGAGGGAGCCGGCGCGCTAGCTGCGCTTCGTCCCGGCTCGTGCTGGGTCGACCTGACCACCAATCGCCGTGAGCTGGTCCAACGCCTGGCCGATGCTGCGCCCGCCGGGGTCACGGTGGCCGACTCACCACTCACCGGCGCAGTCGACGGAGCCCGAAATGGCCGGCTCACTTTGTTCATCGGTGGCGACGACACGATCGTCGCCCGGGCCACACCCATCCTCGAGCATCTCGGGCGGGTCATCGCCTGCGGCCCACTGGGCACCGGCAACGTGGTGAAGTTGGTGACCAACCAGCTGTGGTTTATCGCCGCGGCGGCCATTGGCGAGGGGTTCGCCCTCGGTATGGACAACGGGGTCGAACTGTCGGTCCTGTGGGACGCCATCACCGACAGTGTTGGTGACTCATTCGTGGCTCGCCACGACGCCCCGTCGATCTTCGCCGGCCACTACGACCCGTCGTTCACTCTCGGCCTCTGCAACAAGGACCTCGGACTCATCGGTGAACTTTCGGCCGCACTGAGCACCGACCTCCCGATGACCGAAGCGGCAGCCGCCACCTTCGCCCGGGCCGCCGACCGCTACGGGCCGGACGTCGGTGAACTCCACGTGGCCCGCCGCATTGAGGACGAGACCAGCCTGTCGTTCCGCCTCGACGGCGACTGGACGCCACCGTGGGAGCAGTAG